CCACATCGTTCCAGAGCCGTTCGCGGTCGCTCCATGCCTCAGGTGCGTTCTCGGGCAACAGCACCTCGGAGTGGACGACGCCGCGCTTGGCGGAAAAGTCCTGCACGCGGTCGATGCGTTCGTCACGCAGTCGCGAGGCCGAGCGGTAGGCGGCGGATGCCACCGCACTCGACCCGGCCTTGCGGCCAATGACCTTGACGTGAAGATGATAGATCGCCATCGCGATCAAGCATTGGCACGGCCAAGCGCACGTCGGAACGACGTATAAGCGCGCCCTCCCTCGAAAAAATCTCGGGATGGACCGGCCCGTGCCAGACCGTCCCGGCAACATTACTGCGTTCAGCAGCCAGCACAACTATCCTTACTGCATCAACCACTTGCCACCGGGAAAGGGCATGAGAATGCGGAAACCGAGAGACTATGACGCGGAACTGAAAGCGCTTGAAAACAAGACACGGGAACTCAAAACCCGCAAGGTGCAGCAACTCGGCGAACTGGTCATCGCCACCGGGGCGGACAACCTCACCGCCGAGGAACTGGCGGGCGCGCTGGTCGCGCTGGCCGAAACCAAAGATGCCGCTAAGAGGGAGGCGTGGGCCAAGCGCGGTGCTGCGTTCTTTCATGGTCGGTCGCGGCGAACTGCATCAGCGCCTGATCGCAACACTGGCGGCGCTCCAACGCAACCGGGCAGCGCGCAACCGGCATCAGGCGCAACGGGCGCGGCATGATATGCGAAGCTGGCAGGTCGAACGCCGCAAGCGCACGCGGCATCTGATCGAACTCGGCGGCCTCGTCGTCAAGGCGGGCGTCGTGGACCTGACCAATGACGACCGCGCCATGATCTACGGCGCGCTGCTCTGGATGGCCGACAAGCTCAACAGCGAGGACGGGGAACGGGCACGGAAACTGTGGGTCGAAAAGGGGAAAGAGGCGTTTGCAGCGGAAGGGCCAGCAGGCGCCCATGACAGAACTCAACGGCAGTAGGATCAAGCATGACCCGATGGCGGGCGGCGCGGAGACCCCACATATCGCAGCGCTGCCCGCCATCGCGCGAATCAAGCCGCCTCTCCCCAGGAGCGCCAGGCAAGCTGATGATGGCGCGAAATCCGGCATAGCGATAGCAGTCAGGTTCAAGCCTTGTCTGAAGCCAATCCCGAAGTCTGCCGGAACAGGTCGATTAGGTGCGTCCGTGTAAGCAGGGTGCACTCCACACAGTGCTGAACACCAACAATTGGCCTGCCGCCGATCCCGATTTGGAAGACAGTTCATCAAACACCGCCTGCCATTCCTCTGGCACGAATGCGGCCTCGTAGATGCGGTCGATCAGAGTTGCATCTTCGGACATTGCCCCCCTGCCCGTCAGAGCGCTTGGGTTATTTTGATGAACCGTGCTCGATAGCGCAACGTTCTCCTCTATTGTAGAAGCTCCCTGGTTCGCGCCCTTCTTCACAAGCGCACGCAGGCTCATCATGTCGTCGGTCACCCACCGCTCAACCTTTTGGATAGTTTGCCACGAAATACACCAATTCGCTTTGACGTGATGTGGATGTCTTGTCGAAGATGTGGTGAAGGTGCGTTCGCGCCGTGGAGTTGGCGATACCAAGGGCGCGGGCAACGCCAACCGTGTTCAGGCCCTTGTAGATGTAGCGTAAGACTTCCGTCTCGGTCGTCGTCAGGCCGCATGCTTCACGAATGACGTCGATCTGGTCCTGCGGCTCCCTCGATCTACGAATGACGATTATTGCATTACGCTGGTAATCAGCATCCTCCGTCGAGGTTATGGGCAGGATCGAAATCGCCGGTTCCCCATCGACATGTGGAAGGTACATCTCGGCAGGAGATCCGGCGGCTATAAGCTGGCGAATGCGAGAGTCCCAATAGGCGCTGCCGGTCGTGAACCGGTCACAGGCTATATAGACACCGGTACACTCGACTTCCGGCGCCACACCCATTGCGACCACATGCAAGACATGATCAACGACCACTGCCGTTTCAATTTCGGTCGTATCTGTTGACTTTACTATCGATACCACTGAACCGGGAAAGTCGGTTCGTTCGAGTCTTTTTTCCAGATTCACCTGCCGCCCTTTCGTCTAGCGGCTGTGCCCCGTCCCAAGGTACAGCAGTGGATAACGGTGCGAGTATGTGCGAAGGAATTCGTCCGGACAGTCACCAAATGATAACTGTCCGGACGAATTCCTTCGCGGCTGTCGCATGCCGTCGGCACCGGCGTTCGCGATGGATCGCAGATCGAATTGTTGGAGAAGCGCGCCCGCGCTCAATCGTTGTCGATCGTGCGCCTTACTGCAACATAGGCAATGTGGCCGTCAATCCAGACGTCGCCTGCCACGGAAAGCCCCCGGTCGCCGATGTAACGACCGTGAAATATCTCGGTTTCTCCGTTCGCAGCACGCAGGACAACGCGTCCCACGCGCGCATTGAACTCGCCGGGGGCGCTCGCGCGTATCGAGTAGCTACCGGGCGGGCATGGGGCTTTCACACACATGATAGGGCTGTATTTGACACGAAAGCTGCCCGAAAAATCTGGCTCTTCGGCAGGGAATCCATCGGTACTGCCGGATATGCTCTTCGCGGTGCCTCCGCATGGCATCTTGATGCAAGTCGTCGCCGCCTCGGCCGGCGACATCAGCAGGAGCGGCAGGCCCGTGGTTGCCGAACTCATGACGATCACAGCTAGTGCGATGGAGAAACGGCTATCGGGCCTCGGGTCGGCCGAACGGGTCATCGGATTTATCCTCTCAGGTTTCAACGGTACATCGCGCCTTGTCTTCGATCGCCACATCCTGCGCCAGGAAAGACCTATTCGATCCGCCGACGCAGCGGGCCGTTGGAGATCTGATAGGTCTGATATGAGACATCACCGAAGCGTCGCACCCAGCGTTCTTCGCTTTCCTTGCCGAGTTTGGGAATTCCGAGCGCGGCGTCGGTCATTGTCTCCTGCCCGAGATTCCGGTCGATGACGACGACGAACAACGGCTCGTCCGTTGCCGGTCCCTGTCGCTGCTCCACGTCCCAGGGGAGGCCGCCGTCGCCGTCTTCGTTCGCGATGCCGGCTGCCATTGCCAGTTGCAGGGCGACATAGGCCGGCGTCTGGTCTTCGACCTGTTCGTCGCCGAACGGGGTCGGCGAGACGGCAGGATAGCCGGTCGAGGGTTCTCTGACAGGCTCAGCAAGTTGCACCCATTCCGCATGGTTATCGAGAAGGTCCAGATCGAGGCACCGGCGCGCGCGACAGTCGTCGCCGGCAGCCTCCGCATCGGGGATTTCACGCCTGCCTGCCGCGACGACCATGGCTGCGGCCTTCGAGCCCGGCTGGAAAGCGATGCGCCACCCGACATGCGGCCCGACGCCGAAGGTCTCCGGCTCCGCCGTGTTCCCGGCGCCATATGCCTCGATGGTCTCCTCTCGAATGGCCGGACCGAGATTGTAGCGCCGGACGTCGACCACCGAGAGCGTGGTTTCGCCAAGTTCGACCTCGCCGTATCGAAGCATATAGCGGACCCGTCCAAGCGGCGGTTCCTGCGCTTCCAGCAACAGCAGGGACTTCTCGACGGCGGATACGTCGGTGTCCTGGCGGGTCATGCCCTCGTCAGGGCCAAACAGGCTGTCAAGGGAAGCCATCACAGCGCCGGGATCGTGCGCAACGAAGCCATTGGCGGTGACGTAGGCAGTAGCGGCCTTTTCGACATCCGTCGTCTGTGCAACCGTCGGCGTGGTCGCGATCAGGGCAAGGACGACCACGCCGCCGCATACGCAATTCCAGCCGTGATCGCGGCGGCCCGCCAATGCGGATGAGTCAGGCATCACGGATACTCCTTTCCGCATTTGTGCGGGCGCCAGGTGTAACCACCTGACTGCAAAATGCTCTAGAGATGCTTCGCCGCGTCGACTGGCACCGCGGCGCCTTCCGATGCTTCGTAGAACGGAGGTAGTGTGGTCACACCCGCGATCCCAGCGAGCATGCCGCCCGGGAAAATCTCGACGATCGTGCGTAGGCCGTTGACCGCGCTGTTATAGAACCTGCGCGCGGCAGCAATGTTGTTCTCGACATCGCGATAGGCCTGCTGCGCCTCGATCATCGGGCCGCTCGAAGTGAGCTCGGGATAGTTCTCCGCAAGAGCGAATATGCGCGCCAGATCCGTGCTGATCTGGCCTTCCGTGCGAAACTTCTCTGCGATCTTGGCGAAATCGCGCTCGCCGACCTGCGGCATTGCCCGTGCGCGCAATTCGGTCAGTTCGTTGAGAAGGCCTTTCTCGTGATCGAGGAAGCGCTTGGCGATCGCCAGCACGTTCGGGATCAGATCATGGCGCTGCTGCAACTGTGCATCGATGCCGCCCAGCGCCTCACCAACCTTGTTGCGGCGGGCCACGATGACCGCATACCAGCCGTAGAGAACTGCCGCCAGGGCAGCAAGGATGATGAGCATCGTCGTCATATCCGGGCACCTTTCGTCATTTTGCGGGTTGCGCGCGTCTCGACCCGAAGCGCAGCGTCTGCGTCTCCAGTATTTTGTCGACAAGCGAGAACACATTGGCGAGATCGCCGAGCTGGTAGGCGAGCTGGGCCTCGGCGTCGTTGCGCGCCAGATCGTGCGGCTCGAAGAAATTCATCACGTTGCTCAGGTATGGGAACGTGACAAACAGACGGTCGCCTTCGGCAAAAACGCCCGGCGTCAGGAACATCTGGCCGTCAACCAGAACAAGAAGCCGTTCCATCGTCGCAGGCGTCAGAAGCGCGCGCGCGGACACCTCGTCATCACCGTGGACGATGTAGGTTTCATCGAAGAGCGGGTCTTCAAGGCCGATCCGGCGCAGGCCCGCCTTGCGCGGTTGGCCAGCGTCGACGGTTGGAAGGTTCTGGAGTACGACGGTGGTGCCTGCAAAGGGCGTATCGGCCTCGATCTCCACGAGCAGACCCCGGAACACGGTCTCTAGCGATTTCCCGCCTTTCGGCTTCCGGCGCCAGCCCTTCAGTTCCAGGTCGTCGATCCGCAGGCTGCGCCCATGATGCAACCCCGCGATGGTGTCGTCGGAACGGCGCTGATCTGGCTCGTGCGCCGGCAGAAGCCCTGTCTCGGCCAGGCGATCGAGCATCGGAGGCGGAGCCGAAGGCAGGTACTCGAAATCGCCGAAGCGCGACAGGAGCTTCGGCAGTACCGTCTTCTTGAAATCGCCAGCATAGCGGTTCGCTGCCGGCAGGCGATCCGCCAGCATACGGGCGCCGATCGGGCCAAAAAAGAAGACCACCGCCATCGGAATAAGGACCGAACCAGCGCCTCCCCTACCGCCATACCAGACCGCCACCGCCCCGAGAATGCCAAGCGCGATGCCCACCGGCACGTACAGCCGGCGCCTCTTGGTGATTTCCTCGGCGATCGTCTTTCGAACCGTCTCAAGTTCTCCCAGTGCCTCCCGGATTTCAGGTGTGGCAAGCGCAGCCGCGCGGGCCTCATCGGAAGCCAGCGTCCGTCCAAAGGCGCGATCCTCGGCAGTGATATTCTCCGCCACTCCCCGCGAAGCCTTCTGGCGAAAGCTCTTGTAGACGAAGAAGCCTATCGCGCCGACGATCGCAAACGGCGCCAGGCTCATGATCACCGACAGGATGGCGAAGAAGACGAACCCGGCGGTGGGGAAGCTGCCCGTCGAGGTCATCACCATCGACAGTGTCATCACCGCGCCGACCCCGAGAAAGATCAGCGGCCCCAAATGCACCGCATTCAGCACCCGGCGCAGAAAACGTTGTCGTTCGACCGCGGATATCCTCGCATTCGGTGAGTCCGTGTCGGGCTGCTCGTTCCTGTGTTCCGCCATACTTTCCGTCCAGGCATCGGCTGACGATCGAACGGTAAAGATACGAACGAGGACGGCAGCACCGCATCGTTCATTTGAAGGATTTGGTGCGACTGTTTCTCTGAAACGATGCAATCCGGCTTCCGACGCAAAAGCTGTGGCATCGAAGAGAGAGGTTATGGGGTCGCGGCAAAGGGCGCGCTTCGAAGTTTCGCAGGATCTGCTGATCCTGTCCCGCAACGCGGCCGCCGCCAGATTGATCGCGGAACGTTCACAACTCTTCGAGATTGACGGGTATCTCGCGGCCGTGGATACGATGACGACGCGCGCTATCCGCCGACTGGTCGCAGACGTCTGTTTTCGTATCGACGGCACACCCGGTCGGGGCGGCAAGCTGACCCTTCCGTCGAAGGAGGGTTCGGTGCCGCTAAGGGTCGTCGTCGTGCCCGCCGGCCGCCGCACGACCGAACGCAAGGCCATCGTCAGGATCGAACAGGCTGCCGTGGTGGCGACGACGGATGAGGATGTATCGGCGCTGTTCGATCACTACCGTCTCAGCAGACGCGAGGCTCAGGTCGCTTCGTGCATCGGCAACGGCCATTCGGTGTTCGAGATCGCTCGGCACTTCGGGATCAACGTGACCACGGTCCGTACCCATCTGTCGAAAGTATTTCGCAAGACCGGCTGCCATCGACAGAGCCAGCTTGCCGCGCTGGTCAACGGGCTGTTGCTACCAGATCGTTGAAACGCCGTGCCAGGCCACTTCTCATCAAACGCATCTGGAGCGTGTGGCGAAGCTCGATCATCTCCTTCAATCGAAGGAGGCAGTGCCACTCAAATGAACGCATAGTCCCGGTTATGCCAATGGATGGAAATCGAGGTGCATCATGCGATCGACCGCAATACGACTGTGGATGACTGGTGCTGCCATCGCAATGCTGGCCGGATGCGTTGTGGTCGAGCCTGAAGGTGGTCCCGCGCCAGGCTCCGGCGCGCAGGGTCCTGCGCCCAGTCAAGGTCCTGCGTCCAGTCAAGTCATGTGCACCATGAATTACAGGCCGGTTTGCGGCCAGATCGATAATCTCCTTCCGAAGACCTACAGCAATTCATGTGTGGCCAGCAATGCCGGCGCCACCATCATCAATAATGGCGAATGCAAACCGACATTCAGCGTCATAGGCAGAAGGGGGCCTCTGAAACCGAGGCCGGGCTACAAACGTCTGAAGGGTTTCGAGGAATGACGCGCGACAAACATTTCGCGTGACGGAAAAAGGACGATTTCCGAGAAGTGTGGCGCGTGCATTGGCCTGGCCCCGCGAGACAGAGCCGGGTTCGAACCGCTCCGGCCTCCCTTTCTGCCGATCATCCTTCATTTGAACGATGCGGAACGGTTGCGACGCTGCCAGGCTGAGGTCGACGAACACTGGAGGGACGAACATTGGAGGCGCGCATGATTGCCCGACCCGCAATTGTTCTTGCACTCTTGTTTGCGGGCGTTGCATCGGCGCCGGCGCAGACGATCACCGGCGACTGGCTTACTAGCAGGGACAACACGGTACGCGTATCTTCCTCCAACGGACGGTATGTCGGCACCTTCACCTCCGGTCCCAACTCTGGGAAAATGGCCATGGCTGTCCTGAGCACCGCGCCTGGCCAATATTCAGGCAAGCTGTTCAACCACCAGGGCGGCACAGGACCGATGGACGTCAAGGCCAACATCCGGTCGGGTCAACTCAATCTTGTGGCTTGCACCAGCTTTGACGACGGCTATGCCTGCCTGACCGTCGAGACGTGGCGGCGAGCATTGCAACGGCCACCGCAGCTCGCCCCCGCGATCAGGGACGAGATACGCAAACCAATGCCGCGACCGGTCATTCGGCAGCCTGACATTCGTTTGCAAAGGACACCCTGATGACACGCGGGCTGACCCCGGTCGATCGTCCCGATACCCTCTGGCGCCCTGGCGTCGTCGCGGCGACGGCTGGCCTGGCATTCTGGGCGCTCTCCGTTCCCGCGTCGGCCCAGTCGATCAGCGGAGAATGGATCGATGTCGAAGACCAGATCGTGCAGGTCTCGAAGTCCGGGACCGAGTATCTAGGACACTACCGTACCGGACCGGACAACGGAAAACTGGCGTTGCAAGTTCGCCCGTCCGGGACAGGCGGCTATCAGGGCCAGAGCTATGTATATGATGACGGACCGAGGGTCAGCCATGTTTCCGTCAGGATCGGCGGCGGGGGCCTCGAACTGACGAGTTGCATCGGTCCCGACCACAGGAGGCCTCGATGTAGGACGGAAACGTGGCGGCGACAGCTGCGGCGGCCGCCGCAACTCGCTCCTGCGATCAGGGACGAGATACGCAAACCAATGCCGCGTCCGGCCATCCGCCAGCCCGACATGCGCCTGCAGAGGACACCTTGATGATACGGGGGATGATACGTGGATTGCAGTTGATCGATCGCCTGGGCGCCATGATAGGCCGCCGGCATACGGCTGCCGCGATCGCCGGCTGGGCGATGGTGTTGCTCTCCACCTCCGCCATGGCCCAATCGATCAATGGACGATGGATCGATGAGGAAAACCATACCATCGAGGTCTCGGAGTCCGATCCGCAGTACGGCGGATATCGCGGATATTATTCTACGGGACCACATAGTGGAAAACTGGCGCTGCAGGTCCGCCCGTTTGGCACACATGGCTATAAGGGTGTGCGAACTCTCTATCCTGCCCGGGGCGGAACCTTCTCACGTGCCGTTGGTACTGTCTTCGCGCAGGGCGGGAACCGCCTGGAACTGAGGAACTGCATCAGCAATCCATGTCACCTGGAGACCTGGCGGCGTCCGACGGTGCAAGCCGTCGACAGGAAAGCGATAGTCCCAATCGACCCGAACAGCAAGATGAGACTTCCGGGATCGAAGCATGGGTGCACGGTCTATCTTGATCCGAACGGAAGCGGGCAACGGTGGGATGCTTTCGTCACCATTCCGCGCGCCATCGCGACGAAGCGGACGTACAAAAAGCTGTACAACGCCGCCAGCGCATGGGACCGTCGCATTTCTTCCCTGAAATGCGAGGCCAGTTCCCGGGTCGATTGTTACATCGCGATCTACAGCGGTGCGAACCGGAGCGGCGACAACGCGATGCTGTACGGGCGCATGGGTCTGGTGAACCTCGTGCAATATGGCTGGGACGACCGGATCCGATCCCTCGAAGTCTTCTGCAGCCGGAAATGAAGTCGGCCGTCATGAATATTGGCACCCGGTTCATACTGGCGCGGGCGATACCCGGTTCGATTTTATGACGGGGTCGTTCTCATGGAGCTGAAAGGGAAATTGGCGGGCGTTGCAGCCGTGCTTTTTCTGGCAACCGCGGCAATGGCAGCCGAAACAGGGCCGGTCGGCGCGGACGAGCCGCCACTGGTGGTCAGCTACCGCACTGTCGATTGTGACGGACCGCCATGCCTCCCGATTCGGAATGCGTCGCGTCCGCCGGATTTTCGGGGGACGTTCAGGCTCTATCAGCACGTCGTCATGTGCCTACAGTCCTGCGGTCGTCGCCCCTACGGCTCCTTCCAGATCTCTGCCGAGGGTTTTGCCAAGAGCGCGAAGACAGTCGTTCTGCATGGCGAGCGCCGCAAGCATGATACCCCGCACTATTACACTCACCGCGTCCGGGCCGGCGAGATCCCCGGCACCGTTACGTTGGAAGGCGATTGCTGGTTCGATGAGAAATCGGGGAGGTTGGAAATCCTGGTCAGGGCGGGCGTCCCGCGGAAATGGGAATCCCGCATGGTCGATAAATGATTCTGGGACCGCTCGAACTCGTCAGTCGTCCGTGCCTGCTGTCCTCGACAATACTGAAATGGCACTCTGATCGCTCAGCCGCCGTCGCCGTCCTGCCCAACGCGCTCCATCCGGAAGCCCATCGGCGAAAAGGTATCGTCGTCCACGCGCGTATAGGTGGTCGTGGTGCTGGCCGTCATGCCGTCGCCGGTGGTTTCCATCCTCACTTCGCAGCTTCCTGCATCCGTGCCTGACATCGCGGTCCAGGTTCCGGAGACATCCTGCTCGCTCCAGTCGGCGTCCTGGGAGCGATAGCGATTGATGGTCCTGAACGATCCGTCGGCGCCAAACGTGTATGCGTTGTCGACTTCGCTTTTCGTCCCGAACATCTCGACTTCCCCACGACCGGTCCAAGCTCCCGTCAGGAACGCCGCGCAGTCCAGATCGCCGGCACCGGCCGTCCTGCCGACACCGAGAACCGCGATAATGGACAGGGCGGCAATATGTGCTTTCATCGTGCATCTCCAATCGAGGAGCATTCTGACCGGCCTCGCCAAGCGAGGGCATCATTCGATTGAATGACGACGGTGCGAATTCGTCAGGCGATGCTCCGCCTATGTCAAAGCTACGTCTCGCTGTTCCGTTTTCAACTTCCGGCCCCCTGGCAGGCATGTTGGCCGTCTGCACGGCCCTGACCGTCACGGTCGCACCTTCGGCTGCAGGAAAGGCTGCGACGCGGTGCGCCTGCCAGTCTGCCGTCTTGTGCGGCGCCGACGAATGCCACCCCGCCGACGACGGCTACTGCACCAACTCCTTCATCGCGTTCGCGACAGACCCCCCGGAAATCAACTTCTGCATCGGAGAAGACTGCATGGCCGGGCCTGCCGCGCTCCTGCGGCCGCGCGAGGAAGAAGTCTGGCTGCATGGCAGCTTCGGGCATACCGCCGCGCCGGACCAGAACCCGACCTCAGTGACGTTTCTGCTCGACCGGACAACCGGGATCGGCCTGATCCAGGCCTCCGACGAACAGGGCGTCGATCAGGTCTCGCTGATCTGCGACCTCGGAGACAAGAAATGACCCGCCACCCGTCGCGGAGCATGGGCCTTCGACGTGCCGGGAGCCTCCCTGCTTGCTGCCGCCGCCCTGTGGGCGCCGATGGCGGCCGCGGCCGCGGTCGAGGACATGATCGTCGAGGAGATCGCATGCCTGCGGGCACCTGATCCGACATCCGTTCTGCTCAGCCTTTCTGACGAAGGCCGCATACGCATCGGGGATCAGGTCATGGCGGACAGCTTTTCGTGCTGGGCGTTCGCCGAGCCTTTGACCATAGGTTCGATGGACTTCAGCCATGTGTGTGCTTCGCATGAGGATCCCGAGACCGTCGAACAATACCCGGCTCTCTATTTTCGTGGACCGGGCACATCGCCTGGCACCAGCCTTGGCCTGGTCACCGGACTGCCATCCGGGATGGTCGCGCGCTGGGCTTCCGAATGGCTGCCCGCAGAGGCCGGCGAATACATCGTCGAGCCGATCGCGATGATAGAGGGCGGGACGGAGATTTCCTGCAATAGTCTTTATCGCAACGGCGCGCCTTAAAGCCTCGACCGCGATGCAGACATGTCTGCGCCATTCGTCAGGCGGGCGACTGCTCTCTTTCAGCCGACATGCGCGATTGGCTGGAATTCGAGCTGGCTTGGTCTCCGGAGTGATCGATCGCAAATCCTCCGACGTTTGGCCTGCTTCCAGAGCCGATTCACCGTCTGTCCTTCAAATGAATGATGCGGAATGGGCTTTCTCATCGCATGCTCGTTCTATCGAAACAGAGATTGGGGTCGTCCGCCATGATTTCGTTCCGCCGTTTCAGCGTGTGGTTGGCCCTCGGCCTGGCAATCTGCGCCACCAACCCGGCTCACGCCCTCGAGTTGAAGAAATACAATGCAAAGCAATTCAAGCAGCTGGCGGATCAGCCTGCGTTCAACAGGGGTAGACTTGTCGGGCTGATGTCAGGTTGCAGCTTCTACGAGCATGCCAATGCCGCCGGAAAACATTGGCGACGAGTAACCACTACGCAGACGGAGTGGCAGGGAGATCAGGTCCATATCGGCAAGGCAAACTTTCCCGCGGACGCCGATGGCAGAATCTCGTCGGTCAAATGCGATTGGGAGCCCAGGAAGGAGGAATGCGGTGCGCTGGTCTTCACGGGTTCCAATCAAACCGGGAACAGCACATATATCCTGGGCTCGTCCGGAATCGTGAATTTGACAGGCGCCTACAACGACGCGCTCGCGTCGGCGACGATCATTTGCGACCTAGATTGAACCTTCCGCATCGAATCCCGCCGACGTCAGGGTCGGGGGCACTTTCGCCCACCGTCATCAAGATAGCACACACGATGTGCAAGCGGCGAGCGCCTTCGTCGCCAGTGCCGGGACGACGCTGAAGAGGCGGTTCGATGCAATCGGCGCCGGAAACCCGGCAACAGGCCGGCGGCACGATCGCTTCCGGCCGGAGCGACGACTGTGGAGGTAAGGATGGGAAAGTTGCTTGCTCTCTTTCTGTTCGCATTCGGCTGCACGGCCGCAGGCGGCGCCATGGCAAGAATGCTCCAACCCTATCATGCACCCCACATGTGTCTCGATTTTGTGGGCGGCAAGGGCCACTTGCGGAACTGCAATTCGCAAGATTCCCAGGATTTCAAGTTCCCGACCGGCGGCGGGACAGGCCCGATTCAGGTTGCAGGAGCCTGTGTCGCGATGGCCGGGGAAGGTCAACCGCTGATTGGTGCAAACTGCCGTTCAATGTCAGAACAGCAGTGGGTTCTAAACGCCGAGACCCATACGCTGCGCAATCCGTCTTCGGGTCTGTGTATCGATGTCCGTGGCGAAGGCAGGGAAACCGGAGCTGAGGTGATCGCCTACCGCTGCACCGGTGCAGCCAACCAGCGCTGGAAGCTCACTCAAATTCGTGTCGCGCCGCCGCAGCTCGTTACCCTGAGACCGCTTCACGCAGAGAGCCTTTGCGTTGACTTGGAAGGCGGCGGGTCACGTATCCTGTTGTGGCGGTGTCACGGACAGAGCAATCAGAAATTCCAGCTTCCACAGGGAGTGCGGGAAGGACCTATCCGCATCGAGGGCAGCAAGTGTCTGGGCACCGGTTCGGGCCGTAACGTGGCCGCAAACGCGGTGTTTTGCCATCAAGGCAATCCGATCTGGTTCGCAGACGGGACGGGCCAGATCAGGAACAAGAGGTTCGGCACCTGCCTGACAGTTCCCAATCGCTCGCAGCGAGTTGGGACCGTCCTTGTTCTCGACGCCTGCAACCAGGGCGCCCACCAGGTCTTCATCCGGAAGTAGCCATCGCGCAAGAATCGGAGAATGCCATGAAAGAGATTATGACACGCGCAGCGATCGCTGCGATGCTAGCCGCCATGTCAGCGCTACCAGTTCAGGCGCGGGAGTCATGGAGCAACCATGTCCACATGGCGCGCCTGGATTTGAACGGCACTTACGGCTGCACTTTCTACAACGCGCCAAACGGCAGTGGCGCGCGCTGGCGTATCGACGGAAAACTGAACCAGACCTATGAGGGCAAGCCGTTCTTCTCAAAACGTGTGGGTCACATGCCACCCGGACTGCTTCCCACGTCGCTTCAATGTGACGACAATAAATGGGTGCGGTGTCAAATTATTGTTCACAGTCAGGCCTTGTATCAAGGCCAGACAGGCATCTTCCACGGACGGCAAGGGCTGGTGAACCTCGCCGGCAATGGCTGGCCCAGAGGCCAGGTAAAATCTTTCGACATCCGTTGCCAGCCCGCGCCGGCATCCGCCGCCGACAATGCCAAGACCAGGCTCAAGTTGAAGAGATCGATCCCAACTGCAGGATGGAAATAGCGGGTACAATGCACGGTCGCATCACCTAGCTGGCCCCCAACGCCGACGCCCAGTGGCGGAAGGTCAGGGAACAGCTTCTGAACCTCCCTGAGTACAGGATAGGTGGAAAGCCATGAGATCTCTTGCCTGGGGCGCGTTTATCGGCGGAAGCATCGCTTCGTTGCTGATCCCGCCGATCATGGCCGACGCACGCGATGGCTCTCCCAAACCGGCTCGCTTCGCCATG
This portion of the Chelatococcus sp. YT9 genome encodes:
- a CDS encoding LuxR C-terminal-related transcriptional regulator, whose product is MNLEKRLERTDFPGSVVSIVKSTDTTEIETAVVVDHVLHVVAMGVAPEVECTGVYIACDRFTTGSAYWDSRIRQLIAAGSPAEMYLPHVDGEPAISILPITSTEDADYQRNAIIVIRRSREPQDQIDVIREACGLTTTETEVLRYIYKGLNTVGVARALGIANSTARTHLHHIFDKTSTSRQSELVYFVANYPKG
- a CDS encoding DUF3137 domain-containing protein, with translation MAEHRNEQPDTDSPNARISAVERQRFLRRVLNAVHLGPLIFLGVGAVMTLSMVMTSTGSFPTAGFVFFAILSVIMSLAPFAIVGAIGFFVYKSFRQKASRGVAENITAEDRAFGRTLASDEARAAALATPEIREALGELETVRKTIAEEITKRRRLYVPVGIALGILGAVAVWYGGRGGAGSVLIPMAVVFFFGPIGARMLADRLPAANRYAGDFKKTVLPKLLSRFGDFEYLPSAPPPMLDRLAETGLLPAHEPDQRRSDDTIAGLHHGRSLRIDDLELKGWRRKPKGGKSLETVFRGLLVEIEADTPFAGTTVVLQNLPTVDAGQPRKAGLRRIGLEDPLFDETYIVHGDDEVSARALLTPATMERLLVLVDGQMFLTPGVFAEGDRLFVTFPYLSNVMNFFEPHDLARNDAEAQLAYQLGDLANVFSLVDKILETQTLRFGSRRAQPAK
- a CDS encoding conjugal transfer protein TraD, translated to MRKPRDYDAELKALENKTRELKTRKVQQLGELVIATGADNLTAEELAGALVALAETKDAAKREAWAKRGAAFFHGRSRRTASAPDRNTGGAPTQPGSAQPASGATGAA
- a CDS encoding helix-turn-helix transcriptional regulator; this encodes MGSRQRARFEVSQDLLILSRNAAAARLIAERSQLFEIDGYLAAVDTMTTRAIRRLVADVCFRIDGTPGRGGKLTLPSKEGSVPLRVVVVPAGRRTTERKAIVRIEQAAVVATTDEDVSALFDHYRLSRREAQVASCIGNGHSVFEIARHFGINVTTVRTHLSKVFRKTGCHRQSQLAALVNGLLLPDR
- a CDS encoding ricin-type beta-trefoil lectin domain protein, with the protein product MGKLLALFLFAFGCTAAGGAMARMLQPYHAPHMCLDFVGGKGHLRNCNSQDSQDFKFPTGGGTGPIQVAGACVAMAGEGQPLIGANCRSMSEQQWVLNAETHTLRNPSSGLCIDVRGEGRETGAEVIAYRCTGAANQRWKLTQIRVAPPQLVTLRPLHAESLCVDLEGGGSRILLWRCHGQSNQKFQLPQGVREGPIRIEGSKCLGTGSGRNVAANAVFCHQGNPIWFADGTGQIRNKRFGTCLTVPNRSQRVGTVLVLDACNQGAHQVFIRK
- a CDS encoding conjugal transfer protein TraD; protein product: MRSWQVERRKRTRHLIELGGLVVKAGVVDLTNDDRAMIYGALLWMADKLNSEDGERARKLWVEKGKEAFAAEGPAGAHDRTQRQ
- a CDS encoding LemA family protein; translated protein: MTTMLIILAALAAVLYGWYAVIVARRNKVGEALGGIDAQLQQRHDLIPNVLAIAKRFLDHEKGLLNELTELRARAMPQVGERDFAKIAEKFRTEGQISTDLARIFALAENYPELTSSGPMIEAQQAYRDVENNIAAARRFYNSAVNGLRTIVEIFPGGMLAGIAGVTTLPPFYEASEGAAVPVDAAKHL